One segment of Arthrobacter sp. MMS18-M83 DNA contains the following:
- a CDS encoding winged helix-turn-helix domain-containing protein, protein MNADRSHTAAGALTTGAPPAPAPYSQVLRLKRCGPEPLYYQLAQSLEQAVATGAIAHGTRLLPEKDMARELNVAIGTVRNAWAYLERKGVLHRQRHAGTVIR, encoded by the coding sequence ATGAACGCTGACCGATCGCACACTGCCGCTGGCGCCCTCACCACGGGAGCGCCGCCGGCCCCCGCTCCATACTCGCAGGTGCTGCGTCTCAAGCGTTGCGGACCGGAACCGCTCTACTACCAGCTCGCTCAAAGTCTCGAGCAAGCCGTTGCAACAGGAGCGATCGCCCACGGAACCAGGCTGCTCCCGGAGAAGGACATGGCCCGGGAACTGAACGTCGCCATCGGGACCGTTCGCAACGCATGGGCCTACCTCGAACGCAAGGGAGTGCTCCACCGCCAACGGCATGCCGGCACGGTCATCCGGTAG
- the araB gene encoding ribulokinase yields MDVTADGNEHCVIGVDYGTLSGRAVVVRVRDGKELGSGVFDYPHAVITEALPADLAGDSATRLPGEWALQVPEDYREVLRHAVPAAVRDAGIDPAAVVGIATDFTACTMVPVKADGTPLSELPGFANRPHAYVKLWRHHAAQGQADRVNALAAERGETWLPRYGGLISSEWEFAKGLQLLEEDPEAYAAMDHWVEAADWIVWQLCGNYVRNACTAGYKGIYQDGAYPSTEFLAALNPDFKDFVGSKLEHTIGRLGNAAGYLTAEAAAWTGLREGIAVAVGNVDAHVTAPAARAVEPGQLVAIMGTSTCHVMNADVLREVPGMCGVVDGGIVDGLWGYEAGQSGVGDIFGWFTRYGVPPEYHEAAALQRLGIHEYLTELASRQAIGEHGLIALDWHSGNRSVLVDHELSGVIVGQTLATRPEDIYRALLEATAFGTRTIVDAFRDSGVPVKEFIVAGGLLKNKLLMQIYADITGLPLSTIGSTQGPALGSAIHAAVAAGEYPDIREAAAAMGSEPGAVFTPIPENVAAYEELFREYRTLHDYFGRGANEVMHRLKKIQRNAVGPVASEPVLTAGVSA; encoded by the coding sequence ATGGACGTCACAGCAGACGGCAACGAACACTGCGTCATCGGCGTGGACTACGGCACCCTTTCCGGCAGGGCCGTGGTGGTGCGGGTCAGGGACGGCAAAGAGCTGGGAAGCGGCGTGTTCGACTACCCGCACGCAGTCATCACGGAGGCATTGCCGGCCGATCTGGCGGGCGACAGCGCCACGCGGCTTCCGGGGGAATGGGCACTTCAGGTGCCAGAGGACTACCGGGAGGTGCTGCGTCACGCGGTCCCAGCAGCAGTGCGCGACGCCGGGATCGATCCGGCCGCCGTCGTCGGGATCGCCACCGACTTCACGGCCTGCACCATGGTGCCGGTGAAGGCCGACGGCACGCCGCTGAGCGAACTCCCCGGTTTCGCCAACCGGCCGCACGCCTATGTGAAGCTATGGCGCCACCACGCGGCCCAGGGGCAGGCGGACCGCGTCAATGCACTGGCCGCCGAGCGCGGCGAGACGTGGCTGCCGCGCTACGGCGGGCTGATTTCCTCTGAATGGGAATTCGCCAAGGGGCTCCAGCTCCTTGAGGAGGACCCGGAAGCGTACGCGGCGATGGACCACTGGGTGGAAGCTGCGGACTGGATCGTCTGGCAGCTGTGCGGAAACTACGTGCGGAACGCCTGCACCGCGGGTTACAAGGGCATCTACCAGGACGGCGCCTACCCGTCCACGGAATTCCTGGCCGCCCTGAACCCGGACTTCAAGGACTTCGTGGGCAGCAAGCTCGAACACACCATCGGCCGGCTGGGCAACGCCGCCGGATACCTCACGGCCGAAGCCGCCGCCTGGACCGGCCTGCGTGAGGGCATCGCCGTTGCGGTCGGGAACGTGGACGCCCACGTCACTGCGCCGGCGGCCCGCGCCGTGGAACCGGGACAGCTCGTCGCCATCATGGGCACCTCCACCTGCCATGTCATGAACGCGGACGTCCTGCGTGAGGTGCCGGGCATGTGCGGTGTGGTCGACGGCGGGATCGTGGACGGGCTCTGGGGTTATGAGGCCGGCCAATCCGGGGTGGGCGACATCTTCGGCTGGTTCACCCGGTACGGCGTCCCGCCCGAATACCACGAGGCCGCAGCCCTGCAGAGGCTCGGCATCCATGAATACCTCACCGAGCTCGCCTCCCGCCAGGCGATCGGTGAGCACGGGCTCATCGCCCTGGACTGGCACTCGGGCAACCGCTCGGTCCTGGTGGACCATGAGCTGTCCGGCGTGATCGTGGGCCAGACGCTGGCAACGCGCCCGGAGGACATCTACCGGGCGCTCCTGGAGGCCACGGCCTTCGGCACCCGCACCATTGTGGACGCCTTCCGGGACTCCGGGGTCCCGGTGAAGGAATTCATCGTTGCCGGAGGACTGCTCAAGAACAAGCTGCTGATGCAGATCTACGCCGACATCACGGGCCTGCCGCTCTCCACCATCGGCTCCACCCAGGGTCCCGCGCTGGGTTCGGCCATCCACGCCGCGGTCGCTGCGGGGGAGTACCCGGATATCCGGGAGGCCGCGGCTGCCATGGGGTCCGAACCGGGCGCCGTCTTCACGCCGATCCCGGAAAACGTCGCCGCCTACGAAGAGCTGTTCCGCGAATACCGGACCCTTCACGATTACTTCGGCAGGGGAGCGAACGAGGTCATGCACCGGCTCAAGAAGATCCAGCGGAACGCCGTTGGACCCGTTGCTTCGGAACCAGTACTCACGGCAGGGGTTTCCGCATGA
- a CDS encoding carbohydrate ABC transporter permease: protein MRSTLLARIGVLAVFVAYAVPLLLITLASFKSSEEIVNDPASLIFRPTLEAYANVLTPQFLLALGNSVVIAGGAALLTIAVATPLSYVLARARGGWTAVVVGILIALQMTPAATAVIPQFRILASLGLLGTTLGVILAMSASALPYAILILRPFFLAVPGEVEEAAQVDGAGPFRSFTTVVFPLARNGVSLVTVLLFIGAWGEFLYPISFLNDQDLFPLSVLIVQQQGFYGTQWNNLMALALVGALPTIIIFALVARKLTSGLALGVGK, encoded by the coding sequence ATGAGATCAACACTGCTCGCGCGTATCGGTGTGCTCGCCGTCTTCGTTGCCTACGCCGTCCCACTCCTGCTCATCACGCTCGCCTCGTTCAAGTCCAGCGAGGAGATCGTCAACGACCCCGCCAGCCTGATCTTCCGGCCGACGCTCGAAGCATACGCGAACGTCCTCACTCCGCAATTCCTGCTCGCCCTCGGCAACTCCGTCGTGATCGCGGGCGGGGCCGCGCTTCTCACCATCGCGGTGGCGACGCCGCTCTCCTATGTACTGGCCCGCGCACGCGGCGGGTGGACCGCGGTGGTCGTCGGGATCCTCATCGCACTTCAGATGACGCCCGCCGCAACCGCGGTGATTCCGCAGTTCCGCATCCTTGCGAGCCTCGGCTTGCTCGGGACTACCCTCGGGGTGATCCTTGCGATGAGTGCGTCGGCGCTGCCCTACGCGATCCTGATTCTGCGGCCGTTCTTCCTCGCCGTTCCCGGCGAGGTGGAGGAAGCGGCCCAAGTCGACGGGGCCGGGCCGTTTCGGAGCTTCACGACAGTCGTCTTCCCTCTTGCCCGAAATGGAGTCTCGCTGGTAACCGTGCTGCTGTTCATCGGCGCCTGGGGCGAGTTCCTGTATCCGATCTCATTCCTCAACGACCAGGACCTGTTCCCCCTCAGCGTCCTGATCGTCCAGCAACAAGGCTTCTACGGGACTCAATGGAACAACCTGATGGCGCTGGCCCTCGTCGGGGCCCTGCCAACCATCATCATCTTCGCCCTCGTGGCACGAAAACTGACGAGTGGTCTCGCGCTCGGCGTAGGAAAATAA
- a CDS encoding TetR/AcrR family transcriptional regulator: protein MSKRTEQISGTHQRIVDAAVTLHGSVGPARTTIAGIAEKAGVTRLTVYRHFPDDEALFSACSSHWLSQQQLPDPAAWSGHADPLGRLTAGLSDLYRFYREGEAMLTRIYADWDALPQTHRTELESRNAYFRDVLLEPFFEPNRNPRLRATLSHGISFWTWRSLCHDNGLSNHDAVEIMSTLITTTVGAAVKSDPPRRENAGVRRP, encoded by the coding sequence ATGAGCAAAAGAACCGAACAGATAAGCGGCACGCACCAGCGCATCGTTGACGCGGCCGTGACACTGCACGGTTCCGTCGGGCCGGCCCGCACCACGATCGCGGGCATCGCTGAGAAGGCCGGTGTCACCAGGCTGACGGTCTACCGGCATTTTCCCGACGACGAAGCACTGTTCTCTGCCTGCTCCTCGCACTGGCTTTCACAGCAGCAACTCCCGGACCCCGCGGCCTGGTCCGGGCATGCCGATCCCCTCGGCCGGCTCACCGCTGGACTGTCCGACCTGTATCGGTTCTACCGCGAAGGCGAGGCCATGCTCACCCGAATCTATGCGGACTGGGACGCGCTCCCCCAGACACACCGCACAGAGCTCGAATCCAGAAACGCCTATTTCCGGGACGTCCTACTCGAGCCGTTTTTCGAGCCAAACAGGAACCCCAGACTACGCGCCACCCTCAGCCACGGGATCTCCTTCTGGACATGGCGATCGCTATGCCATGACAACGGCCTTTCGAACCATGATGCGGTCGAAATCATGTCCACCCTGATCACAACGACAGTCGGCGCCGCGGTAAAATCCGACCCACCCAGGCGAGAGAACGCGGGCGTCCGTAGACCGTGA
- a CDS encoding SDR family NAD(P)-dependent oxidoreductase: protein MTGPLDLTGKSVLITGGCGALGIAIVRKLTECGAQVVVNDLLPPEEAVTRLPTNVAYERGACRSAEEAQDLFDRASRVLGHAPDVLCCHAGVVGTHPIAEYPEDELDNIHDTNVRPAVLLAQAASKAWRHQGRRGQLIFTSSWVSDVPWPGIAPYSASKAALNAYTRSFARELAPHGIRANAVAPGIVGAGMAKLQWETDPDYRARAQKAIPLGELQTPESVANAFLFLVSDLSSYMTGTILTVDGGAGLYPMD from the coding sequence GTGACCGGTCCGCTTGATCTCACGGGGAAGTCCGTACTGATCACCGGCGGATGCGGCGCACTGGGCATTGCGATTGTGCGAAAGCTCACAGAGTGCGGCGCCCAGGTGGTCGTGAATGACCTCCTGCCACCCGAGGAGGCCGTTACCAGGCTGCCAACGAACGTCGCATATGAAAGGGGGGCGTGTCGATCCGCTGAGGAGGCTCAAGACCTCTTCGACCGGGCATCGCGAGTCCTCGGCCACGCGCCGGATGTCCTTTGCTGCCACGCAGGAGTCGTGGGAACACACCCCATCGCCGAGTACCCGGAAGACGAACTGGACAATATCCATGACACCAATGTCCGCCCCGCGGTGCTTCTCGCCCAGGCGGCGTCCAAGGCATGGCGCCATCAAGGGCGTCGGGGGCAGCTCATCTTCACCAGTTCATGGGTGAGCGACGTTCCTTGGCCCGGAATCGCACCGTACAGCGCATCGAAGGCAGCGCTTAACGCGTACACACGAAGTTTCGCACGAGAACTCGCGCCCCACGGCATTCGAGCGAATGCGGTGGCCCCTGGGATCGTCGGCGCCGGAATGGCCAAGCTCCAGTGGGAAACGGACCCGGACTACCGGGCCCGCGCCCAGAAGGCCATCCCGCTCGGCGAACTGCAGACGCCCGAGTCAGTGGCCAACGCGTTCCTCTTCCTCGTCAGCGATCTATCGTCCTACATGACGGGGACCATCCTCACCGTCGATGGTGGCGCCGGCCTCTATCCAATGGACTAG
- a CDS encoding fatty acid desaturase family protein: MSLTNQPSVPTFTIPSRPAPPGVRINSITSSYASLLKTVRDAGLLWRCQRYYLLLLTILAMVGAGISVVFLLLGDTWLQLAVAGALGVVFTQFAFLGHEAAHQQVFASRPANEWTARLIATLVVGMSYSYWTDKHSRHHARPNMVNQDPDIAQGAVIFHNEIPSGRGRLGRTLGKHQGYLLFPLFLFLGWTLHIDSLKYLLRRRAVRHRWLELALLGLRFGTYIGLIFLVLSPGVAVAFIAVQVAVFGLYMGGSFAPNHKGMPILPENSRVDFLTRQVVTSRNIAGGRFVTLLMGGLNHQIEHHLFPDMPRPHLREVRQLVKAHCDAAGIAYTETGLLHSYAIVIRYLNKVGLKAADPFTCPLAGQYRR, translated from the coding sequence TTGTCCTTAACCAACCAGCCTTCGGTGCCCACGTTCACGATCCCGTCCCGACCTGCCCCGCCCGGGGTCCGGATCAACAGCATCACAAGCAGCTACGCGAGCCTCCTGAAGACCGTCCGGGATGCAGGGCTGCTCTGGCGGTGCCAACGCTACTACCTCCTTCTGCTAACGATCCTGGCCATGGTGGGGGCTGGAATCTCGGTGGTGTTCCTCCTCTTGGGCGATACCTGGCTTCAGCTGGCTGTGGCAGGCGCCTTGGGTGTCGTCTTCACACAGTTCGCCTTCCTCGGCCACGAAGCGGCGCATCAGCAGGTGTTCGCGTCCCGGCCCGCGAACGAGTGGACTGCACGCCTCATCGCCACACTGGTAGTGGGCATGAGTTACTCGTACTGGACCGACAAGCACTCACGGCACCACGCCCGCCCGAACATGGTCAATCAGGACCCGGACATCGCCCAGGGTGCGGTCATCTTCCACAACGAGATACCAAGCGGCCGTGGAAGACTCGGCCGGACCCTTGGCAAACACCAGGGCTATCTGCTCTTCCCTCTGTTCCTTTTCCTCGGATGGACCCTGCACATTGATTCGTTGAAGTACTTGCTCCGGCGCAGGGCGGTGAGGCACCGATGGCTTGAGCTGGCCCTGCTAGGTCTGCGCTTCGGTACCTATATCGGACTGATTTTCCTCGTCCTCTCCCCCGGCGTCGCGGTTGCATTCATCGCCGTGCAGGTCGCTGTGTTCGGGCTGTACATGGGCGGAAGTTTCGCGCCAAATCACAAAGGGATGCCGATCCTTCCCGAAAACAGCCGGGTGGACTTCCTGACACGGCAGGTTGTCACGTCCCGCAACATCGCCGGCGGACGATTCGTGACCTTGCTCATGGGCGGCCTTAACCACCAGATCGAACACCACTTGTTCCCGGATATGCCCCGTCCGCACCTACGCGAGGTCCGCCAACTGGTCAAGGCCCACTGTGATGCGGCGGGGATCGCGTACACCGAAACAGGGCTGCTGCACTCGTACGCGATAGTGATCCGTTATCTCAACAAGGTCGGACTCAAAGCAGCGGACCCGTTCACCTGCCCCCTCGCTGGCCAATACCGGCGCTAA
- the araA gene encoding L-arabinose isomerase, giving the protein MPHAHNTSLEHYEVWFLTGSQHLYGEDVLKQVAAQSQEIAAALNASSDVPVKIVWKPVLTDSDAIRRTALEANSDDAVIGVTAWMHTFSPAKMWIQGLDLLRKPLLHLHTQANVALPWADIDFDFMNLNQAAHGDREFGYIQSRLGVPRKTVVGHVSNLEVTRQVGVWQRAAAGWAAVRCLKLTRFGDNMRNVAVTEGDKTEAELRFGVSVNTWSVNELGDAVHGAPESDVGALVAEYERLYEVAPELRASGARHDSLRYSARIELGLRSFLEANGSAAFTTSFEDLGALRQLPGMAVQRLMADGYGFGAEGDWKTAILVRAAKVMGAGLPGGASLMEDYTYHLTPGQEKILGAHMLEVCPSLTATKPRVEIHPLGIGGKEDPVRMVFDTDSGPGIVVALSDMRDRFRLVANAVDVVDLDEPLPNLPVARALWSPKPDFATSAAAWLTAGAAHHTVLSTQLGMDVFEDFAEIAQTELLTIDEGTTIRQFKKELAWNAAYYKLAGGL; this is encoded by the coding sequence ATGCCACACGCCCACAACACTTCCCTCGAACATTACGAAGTCTGGTTCCTCACCGGCAGCCAGCACCTGTACGGCGAAGACGTCCTCAAGCAGGTCGCCGCGCAGTCCCAGGAGATCGCCGCCGCCTTGAACGCGTCCTCCGATGTTCCGGTCAAGATCGTCTGGAAGCCGGTACTCACGGACTCGGACGCCATCCGCCGCACCGCGCTCGAAGCGAACTCCGATGATGCCGTGATTGGCGTGACGGCCTGGATGCACACCTTCAGCCCGGCCAAGATGTGGATCCAGGGACTGGATCTGCTCCGCAAGCCCCTCCTGCACCTGCACACGCAGGCGAACGTGGCCCTGCCGTGGGCGGACATCGACTTCGATTTCATGAACCTGAACCAGGCAGCCCACGGCGACCGCGAATTCGGGTACATCCAATCCCGCCTCGGCGTGCCGCGGAAGACCGTCGTCGGGCACGTCTCCAACCTCGAGGTCACCCGCCAGGTCGGAGTCTGGCAGCGCGCCGCCGCCGGCTGGGCTGCCGTCAGGTGCCTGAAGCTGACGCGTTTCGGGGACAACATGCGCAACGTCGCCGTCACCGAAGGGGACAAGACCGAAGCCGAGCTGCGCTTCGGCGTCTCGGTCAACACCTGGTCCGTCAACGAGCTCGGCGACGCCGTGCACGGCGCGCCGGAGTCCGACGTCGGCGCCCTCGTCGCCGAGTACGAGCGTCTCTACGAGGTGGCACCGGAACTGCGCGCCAGCGGTGCCCGGCACGACTCGCTGCGCTACAGCGCCCGCATCGAACTCGGTCTGCGGTCCTTCCTGGAGGCGAACGGCTCGGCCGCGTTCACGACGTCGTTCGAGGACCTGGGAGCGCTGCGCCAGCTTCCCGGCATGGCCGTGCAGCGGCTCATGGCCGACGGCTACGGCTTCGGTGCCGAGGGCGACTGGAAGACCGCGATCCTGGTCCGGGCCGCCAAGGTCATGGGCGCCGGACTGCCCGGAGGCGCCTCCCTCATGGAGGACTACACCTACCACTTGACCCCGGGGCAGGAGAAGATCCTCGGCGCGCACATGCTCGAGGTCTGCCCCTCCCTGACCGCCACCAAGCCGCGCGTGGAGATCCACCCGCTGGGCATCGGCGGCAAGGAAGACCCCGTCCGCATGGTCTTCGACACCGACTCAGGGCCCGGCATCGTCGTCGCGCTCTCGGACATGCGCGACCGGTTCCGCCTCGTGGCGAACGCCGTCGACGTCGTGGACCTCGACGAACCGCTGCCCAACCTCCCGGTCGCCCGTGCCCTGTGGTCGCCCAAGCCCGACTTCGCCACCTCCGCCGCCGCGTGGCTCACCGCCGGTGCCGCGCACCACACCGTGCTCTCCACGCAGTTGGGCATGGACGTCTTCGAAGACTTCGCCGAGATCGCGCAGACGGAACTTCTCACCATCGACGAGGGCACCACCATCCGCCAGTTCAAGAAGGAGCTCGCCTGGAACGCCGCCTACTACAAACTCGCTGGCGGCTTGTGA
- a CDS encoding L-ribulose-5-phosphate 4-epimerase, whose protein sequence is MSALLDAIARIRAEVCALHAELTRYELVVWTAGNVSARVPGHDLMVIKPSGVSYDELAPDLMVVTDLYGTPVKAICTGQEIVEWGNPDLSPSSDTAAHAYVYRNMPDVGGVVHTHSTYATAWAARGEPIPCVLTMMGDEFGGTIPVGPFALIGDDSIGRGIVETLRASHSPAVLMQNHGPFTIGKDARSAVKAAVMCEEVARTVHISRQLGEPLPIDAGQIESLYDRYQNVYGR, encoded by the coding sequence ATGAGCGCGTTGCTGGACGCCATTGCCCGGATCCGGGCCGAGGTGTGCGCGCTACATGCCGAACTGACCCGTTATGAGCTGGTGGTCTGGACCGCGGGCAATGTCTCGGCCCGCGTCCCGGGGCATGACTTGATGGTCATCAAACCCTCGGGGGTTTCCTACGACGAGCTCGCGCCAGACCTCATGGTGGTCACTGATCTCTACGGCACTCCGGTCAAAGCAATCTGCACCGGTCAGGAAATCGTGGAGTGGGGCAATCCGGACCTTTCGCCGTCGTCGGACACCGCCGCGCACGCCTACGTGTACCGAAACATGCCCGACGTCGGCGGAGTGGTCCACACGCACTCCACCTATGCCACGGCCTGGGCCGCGCGCGGGGAGCCGATCCCGTGCGTGCTGACCATGATGGGCGACGAATTCGGCGGCACCATTCCGGTGGGCCCGTTCGCGCTGATCGGAGACGATTCGATCGGCCGCGGCATCGTGGAAACGCTCCGGGCTTCCCATTCACCGGCGGTCCTGATGCAGAATCACGGCCCGTTCACCATCGGCAAGGACGCCCGCTCCGCCGTCAAGGCCGCCGTCATGTGCGAGGAAGTGGCCCGCACGGTCCACATTTCCCGGCAGCTCGGTGAACCGCTGCCCATCGACGCGGGCCAGATCGAATCCCTCTACGACCGGTACCAGAACGTCTACGGCCGGTAA
- a CDS encoding single-stranded DNA-binding protein produces MTVIGNLTTDPELRFTPVSRGFGKTEGTPVANFTVASTPRTFDPASNEWKDSETLFLRATVWREMAENVAASLIIGGSGGNMAVCRCCHVVDMSTTCSPGREIGPPRNRGGPISRRLNRLGGGPR; encoded by the coding sequence ATCACAGTCATAGGCAACCTCACCACCGACCCGGAACTGCGGTTCACCCCGGTTTCCCGTGGGTTCGGGAAAACTGAAGGTACTCCCGTCGCGAACTTCACGGTCGCCTCCACACCTCGTACGTTCGATCCGGCCTCTAATGAGTGGAAAGATAGCGAGACGCTTTTCCTCCGTGCCACGGTGTGGCGGGAGATGGCCGAGAACGTCGCCGCCTCCCTCATTATCGGGGGTTCAGGTGGCAACATGGCTGTTTGTCGATGCTGCCACGTCGTGGACATGTCTACGACATGTTCTCCCGGTCGAGAAATAGGACCCCCGCGAAATCGTGGGGGTCCTATCAGCAGGAGATTGAATCGCTTGGGCGGTGGCCCTAGATGA
- a CDS encoding Gfo/Idh/MocA family oxidoreductase, producing MKDVTLGLVGVGRIGVMHAKNIVALNEVMHPQGINVRLAITDVAADHARIIAGSLGAEFLPSLAELLASGIDGLVIATGTGTHPDLIKAGVDAGIPVFCEKPVAMNVPDSRPVLEYIRARKGTVQIGHQRRFDAGYLEAKRAYTAGELGWIHSLRAVTCDMTPPPVEFLASSGGIFRDCSVHDFDILRWLTGREIVEVYAKGSNNGDPRIGEVGDVDTALAVVTFDDGTMGTVSASRYNGGGHDVRLEIQGSKGSLMVGLDEKAALRSAEEHVAFPSNEPHLTFAERFDGAYRSEMAAFVELILGQRTNPCTAEDAVAASKVADAAQESLESGVPVRVAQAGAPAQIGN from the coding sequence ATGAAAGACGTAACGCTGGGACTGGTCGGCGTGGGACGTATCGGCGTCATGCACGCCAAGAACATTGTCGCCCTTAACGAGGTGATGCATCCGCAGGGCATCAATGTCCGGCTTGCAATCACTGATGTAGCGGCAGATCATGCCCGCATAATCGCAGGCAGCCTGGGGGCTGAATTCCTGCCGTCACTGGCGGAGCTTCTCGCATCCGGGATCGACGGACTTGTCATCGCTACAGGCACAGGAACACACCCGGATCTGATCAAAGCCGGAGTCGATGCAGGCATCCCGGTCTTCTGTGAGAAACCAGTCGCCATGAACGTTCCGGACTCCCGCCCGGTTCTGGAGTACATCCGCGCCAGGAAAGGCACTGTCCAGATCGGTCACCAGCGCCGGTTCGATGCCGGCTACCTGGAAGCGAAACGCGCATACACCGCCGGGGAGCTGGGCTGGATCCACTCGCTGCGAGCAGTCACCTGCGACATGACTCCACCGCCAGTGGAGTTCCTTGCCAGCTCCGGAGGAATTTTCAGAGACTGCTCGGTGCACGATTTCGACATCCTGCGCTGGCTCACCGGGCGGGAAATCGTCGAAGTGTATGCGAAGGGATCCAATAATGGTGATCCGCGGATCGGTGAAGTCGGTGACGTAGACACCGCTCTTGCCGTTGTCACCTTCGATGACGGAACAATGGGCACTGTCTCTGCCAGCCGATACAACGGCGGAGGGCACGACGTCCGGCTGGAGATCCAAGGCTCCAAGGGGTCCCTGATGGTCGGCCTTGACGAAAAGGCCGCGCTACGTTCCGCCGAGGAGCACGTGGCATTCCCTTCGAACGAGCCACACCTCACTTTTGCGGAGCGTTTCGATGGGGCATACCGATCAGAAATGGCGGCCTTCGTCGAACTGATCCTCGGACAGCGCACGAACCCCTGCACCGCGGAAGATGCAGTGGCCGCCTCCAAGGTCGCGGACGCTGCCCAGGAATCCCTGGAATCCGGTGTCCCGGTGCGAGTCGCCCAGGCCGGCGCTCCAGCCCAGATTGGGAACTGA
- a CDS encoding LacI family DNA-binding transcriptional regulator, producing the protein MGNDIERRPPRLEDVAAHAGVSHQTVSRVVNNHPNVSKSTRERVEAAIAELGYRRNTAARSLVTRRSQVIGVLGTELAQYGPANTLLGVQQAAREAGYFVSIAALKESGANSVADAVRYFTDQGADGIIVIVPHDGTVQTLEGLNLDVPVVVVGAGSHGRFSGAMVDQKRGARVAVAHLVSQGHRRIGHISGPRDWIDAAARAEGWREELAAAGLADDLLLEGDWSAASGYRMGQKLAAKRTATAVFVGNDQMALGLLRAFNEAGVRVPQDVSLVGFDDQPEAAYFTPPLTTVRQDFEELGRRCMDMMRKQIEDGAASSTIVVDPELVVRASTSPLP; encoded by the coding sequence ATGGGGAACGATATCGAAAGACGTCCGCCGCGCCTGGAGGACGTTGCCGCGCACGCCGGAGTTTCGCACCAGACCGTCTCGCGGGTGGTCAACAACCACCCCAACGTCAGCAAATCAACTCGCGAACGCGTCGAAGCCGCAATTGCCGAACTCGGCTACCGGCGCAATACCGCTGCCCGGTCTCTGGTGACCCGGAGGTCCCAGGTCATCGGCGTCCTGGGGACCGAGCTCGCCCAGTATGGCCCGGCCAATACGCTGCTCGGCGTGCAACAGGCTGCCCGCGAAGCCGGTTACTTTGTGAGCATCGCGGCCCTGAAGGAATCGGGAGCGAACTCCGTCGCAGATGCCGTCCGCTACTTCACCGACCAGGGTGCCGACGGGATCATCGTGATCGTCCCTCATGACGGAACGGTCCAGACTCTGGAAGGGCTGAATCTGGATGTGCCCGTGGTTGTGGTGGGGGCCGGTAGTCATGGTCGCTTCAGCGGGGCCATGGTGGATCAGAAGCGGGGGGCGCGGGTGGCCGTGGCCCACCTGGTCAGCCAGGGCCACAGGCGGATCGGCCATATTTCGGGCCCGCGGGACTGGATTGACGCCGCGGCGAGAGCTGAGGGCTGGCGTGAGGAATTGGCGGCGGCTGGCCTGGCCGACGACCTTCTACTCGAAGGCGACTGGAGCGCCGCCAGCGGCTACCGGATGGGCCAGAAACTTGCCGCAAAGCGTACAGCCACGGCGGTGTTTGTGGGAAACGACCAAATGGCGCTTGGCTTGCTGCGAGCATTCAACGAGGCCGGCGTCCGGGTGCCCCAGGACGTGTCGCTGGTTGGCTTCGACGACCAGCCGGAAGCCGCCTACTTCACCCCGCCGCTCACCACTGTGCGGCAGGACTTTGAGGAGCTCGGGAGGCGCTGCATGGACATGATGCGGAAGCAGATCGAGGATGGCGCGGCAAGCAGCACCATCGTGGTTGATCCCGAGCTTGTGGTCCGGGCCAGTACCTCGCCCCTACCCTAG